The genomic stretch AACGGCAACCTGGCCGGCAAGACCTTTGCCCTCTGGGGCCTGGCGTTCAAGCCCAATACCGACGACATGCGTGACGCCCCGAGTCGCGTCTTGATGGAAGCGTTGTGGGCCGCCGGCGCATCGGTCAGCGCATTCGACCCCGAAGCCATGCAGGAAACCCAGAAGCTGTACCCGAACGAGACCCGGCTGATGTTGATGGGCACGCCAGAGTCAGTCCTCAAGGACGCCGACGCGCTGATCATCTGCACCGAATGGCAGCAGTTCAAGGCCCCCGACTTCGAGTTGATCCAGCAGCGTCTCAAGGCGCCGGTGATTTTCGACGGACGCAACCTATACGACGCAGAACGCCTGGCTCGCAATGGCTTCAAGTACTTCCCCATGGGGCGCGGCGAGTCCTGCCATCTGCCAATCCCGCAGCAGCAGTGGCCCGCTGCTGCCATCGCCTAAGCAGTGGGCATGACCTGTGTCTTGCGTCGAGCCCGAGTCGAGGATGCCGACGCCCTACCCGACATCGAGCGCTCGGCGGCCCGCCTGTTTGCCCAGGACCCCGACCTGGCCTGGCTGGTCGACGCAGCGGTGATCTGTGGCCCAGAGCATCGCCAGCGCATCGCAACTTGCCCGGTGTGGGTGGTCGAGGCGGCGGATAGGTGCATCGTCGGTTTTCTCAGCGCCGCTGTGACGGGCGGCCAGTTGCATATCGAGGAACTGTCGGTTGATCGTGAAGCTCAGGGCCAGGGTTTGGGTCGGCAGTTGTTGCAGGCGGCGATCGAGCACGCCCGGGACCAGCGGCTGCTGGCAGTGACCCTGACCACCTTCTGTGAATTGCCTTGGAACGAGCTGTTTTATCGGCGCAGTGGTTTTGTCACCCTGGATGCACAGCAGATCGATCCCCGCCTGCAGCAACTGCTGGATGAGGAAGCGGCCCACGGCCTGCCCCGCCATCGGCGCTGTGCCATGCGCCTGGACTTGCGTCCTTAGCGACAAACCGGGGTGCAGGGCTGCGCGCGGGTCGATTTAACTTCAACATTAATGAACTTAAAGATCATTAATATGAATTTGTCAGGCTGCGAGTTGGCCGGCACACTGTGCCGGTTCCTCCCCCAAATGTTGGAACGCTTAAAGGGCTTGCTGGAGAACCAGCCAAGCCCTTCTTTTTGCCTGCCCTTTGCAATTGGACCGTCCTACCCATGTTCGCTCGCTGGATTCCCGCTGCCATCAACACCCGCCCTACCGAATGGAGCCGCGCTGCCATCGGCATGTCGCTGGGCACCCTGCTGAGTGTCTGGGCCTGTGCCCAGGTCTTCGGCATGCAGATTGCCCTGCACTTGATCGGCCCCCTGGGAGCGTCGGCAGTGCTGCTGTTTGCCGTGTCATCCGGTGCGCTGGCCCAGCCCTGGTCAATCATCGGTGGCTACCTGTGTGCCACCGTGATGGCGTTGCTGGTAGCTCACGTGCTGGGACGCACGCTGGCCAGTGCCTGCCTCGCGGCCGGCCTGGGCTTGATCCTGATGTGCTGGCTGCGTTGCCTGCACCCACCGGCAGGGGCCCTGGCGCTGCTAATGGTGCTGGCGGATCCGGCGACCATCGCCCTCGACTGGCAGGCACTGGCCCCGGTGATGCTGGGCGCATCGACCCTGCTGCTGAGCGCCCTGGGGTACAACAACCTGACGCGCATTCGTTACCCCAAGCGCCCTGCCGAACCGGTGCCAATGATCCCCGCCGACCACCCGCCCACCGACAGCCAGGCCATCAACGCCGAGGACCTGAAGGCGGCGCTGGCCGAACTGGAGGCCTTCTTCGACGTCACCCCCGAAGACCTCGAACAGTTGATCCACGCCAGCGAGCGTCACGCCAAGCGTCGCAGCATCGGCCAGGTACTGAGCGGCCAAGGCTGATACAGCCCAGCGCTTGAGCGCTGATGCGTTTGTAGGAGCGAGCGCCCGCCTGCGGCTCGCTCCATCACAGAGCTCACATACAGCCACCAAAACCTGTAGGAGCGAGCCTGCTCGCGAGAAACCCGAGAGCGCCGCGTTGAATCAGGAGAGACGCGTCATCGTTGACGTCCATCGCGAGCAAGGCTCGCTCCTACAGTGCTGGCGGGCGGCATTCCGGCGTTTGCCAAAGTGACCCGCCGTTGGGCGGATATACCCACAAACCCAGGATCAAAAGACCACAACCTCAAGACGACGTCTTGACCATCGCCAGTTCGGGGTGGCTGACCAGTTTGTCGATGTGCAACTCCGGGTCGTCAAACCAGACTTCGGTCAGGACCCGATAGTGCTCCATGTCGCGACAACGCATGCGCAGGCTGTAGTCGAAGGCGCCGCTGATCAGTTGGCATTCCAGCACTTGCGGGCACGCCCTGACCTTGGCTTCAAAGGCCTTTTGCGCGGCGCGCCCACTCTGGTTCGACAGTGCTACCAGCACCAGCAATGACAAGCCAGGGGTCAGCTTTTTCTCGTCGAGAATCGCCCCATAGCCACGAATCACCCCCAGTTGTTCGAGCTTGCGCACCCGTTCAAGGCAGGGCCTGGGTGTCAGGTGCACGAGCTCGGAAAGCTTTTGATAAGTGATGCGCCCATCGTGGCGCAGCACCTCGATAATGGCCTGGTCGATACGATCAAGCACAATCGACAGATCGCGGATATCCGCCATGTACGTCTTGCCTCACTTCAACGGCCCGAGAGAAATTACTGCAAACGCTCGCTCTGACCGGCCGGTCGGGACCAGTTGCTGTCCCCTGCTCCTCGAGCCCGTTCCACGTCAAAACGTTTATCCAGATTTTCAACGCTGAACTTGTACAGGAAACACCCCTGGCCGCGCACCCCTGTCGACCTGAAACCTCTGATGCAGACGGTTGCAAATCGATGAGCAGAATGCCCACAGACGTAACCTTCGAGGTGTCGTTCAGGGCTGCGCAAACAGCATGGTTATGCTGACGTCGGCCGATTCACAGCCGATTCTGTCGTGAATGCCCTATTCAGTTAAAAATATCGTCGACGGCAGTTTCGATATTGCAAAAATGCACACCGAACCTGCATTCATCCGGGTTGTACTTGGCAAATTTGCACTGTTACGATCGACGATCGCCCGCGCCTGGGCATTTCCATAAAGAACAATAAAAGCAGGGAGTTACCGATGACTGCTGAGGTTTTATCTACGCAGGTAAAGGCCATGGATGCCACGCGCAACGAAGTCCTGGCCGAGGTGCGCAACCATATTGGCCACCTGACCCTCAATCGCCCCGCCGGCCTCAATGCCCTGACCCTGGACATGGTCCGCACCCTGCACCGCCAACTCGAGGCCTGGGCCCGGGATTCGCAGGTGCATGCCGTGGTGCTGCGCGGCGCCGGGGAAAAAGCCTTCTGTGCTGGCGGCGACATCCGTTCGCTGTATGACAGCTACCAAGCCGGCGACACCCTGCACGAAGATTTTTTCGTTGAGGAGTACGCCCTCGACCTGGCTATTCACCAATACCGCAAACCGGTCCTGGCACTGATGGACGGTTTTGTCCTGGGCGGCGGCATGGGCCTGGTGCAAGGCGCCGACCTGCGCCTGGTCACCGAACACAGCCGCCTGGCGATGCCGGAAGTCGGTATCGGTTATTTCCCGGATGTCGGCGGCAGTTATTTCCTGCCGCGCATCCCGGGCGAGCTGGGGATCTACCTGGGGGTCAGCGGGGTACAGATTCGCGCCGCCGATGCACTGTATTGCGGCCTGGCCGACTGGTACCTGGCAAGTGAGCAACTGAGCGAGCTGGACCAGCGCCTGGATAACCTGCAGTGGCACGATACGCCGCTCAAGGACCTGCAAGGGCTGTTGGCCCAACTGGCAGTGCAGCACCTGCCCGCCCCCCCGCTGCAAGCCCTGCGCCCAGCCATTGACCACTTTTTCGACCTGCCGGACGTGCCAAGCATCATCGAACAACTGCGCAGCGTGACCGTCGCCGACAGCCATCAGTGGGCCGTGGACACCGCCAACCTGCTGCAGACCCGCTCCCCGCTGGCGATGGCCGTGACCCTGGAAATGCTCCGCCGCGGCCGCGAACTGAGCCTGGAACGCTGCTTTGCCCTGGAACTGCACCTGGACCGTCAATGGTTCGCCCGTGGCGACCTGATCGAGGGAGTACGCGCCTTGCTGATCGATAAAGACAAGAATCCACGCTGGAACCCTGCCACCGTCCAGGCCCTGGACGCCGAGCACGTGGCCAGTTTCTTCACAGGCTTTGAGCAGAGCGGGAGCTGATTCTCATGCACGATATCGAACTGAGCGAAGAACAAGTGATGATCCGCGACATGGCCCGGGACTTTGCCCGCGGCGAGATCGCACCCCATGCCCAGGCTTGGGAAAAGGCTGGCTGGATCGACGACGCCCTGGTGGCGAAGATGGGTGAGCTAGGCCTGCTGGGCATGGTGGTGCCTGAGGAATGGGGCGGCACTTATGTCGACTACGTTGCCTATGCCCTGGCAGTGGAAGAGATTTCCGCCGGCGACGGTGCAACCGGCGCCTTGATGAGCATCCACAACTCGGTGGGTTGCGGGCCGGTGTTGAACTACGGCACCGAGGCACAAAAACAGACCTGGCTGGCGGACCTGGCCAGCGGCCAGACCATCGGTTGCTTCTGCCTGACCGAACCCCAAGCCGGTTCCGAGGCGCATAACCTGCGTACCCGCGCCGAACTGCGCGATGGCCAGTGGGTGATCAACGGCGCCAAGCAGTTTGTCAGCAACGGCAAGCGGGCCAAGCTGGCGATCGTGTTTGCGGTGACCGACCCGCAGTTGGGCAAGAAAGGCCTGTCGGCGTTCCTGGTGCCCACCGACAACCCGGGCTTCATCGTTGACCGCAGCGAGCACAAGATGGGCATTCGGGCGTCCGACACCTGCGCGGTAACGCTCAACAACTGCGTCATCCCCGAAGCCAACCTGCTGGGTGAACGTGGCAAGGGCCTGGCGATTGCGCTGTCCAACCTCGAAGGTGGGCGCATCGGCATCGCTGCCCAGGCACTGGGCATTGCCCGCGCAGCCTTTGAAGCGGCCCTGGCCTACGCCCGCGACCGGGTGCAGTTCGACAAGCCGATCATCGAGCACCAGAGCATCGCCAACCTGTTGGCCGACATGCACACCCGGCTGAACGCCGCCCGCTTGTTGATCCTCCACGCCGCACGCCTGCGCAGCGCAGGCAAACCCTGCCTGTCGGAGGCCTCGCAAGCCAAGCTGTTTGCCTCGGAAATGGCCGAAAAGGTCTGCTCCTCGGCCATCCAGATTCACGGTGGTTATGGGTATCTGGAAGATTATCCGGTGGAGCGCTATTACCGTGATGCGCGGATCACCCAGATCTACGAAGGCTCGAGCGAGATTCAGCGGATGGTGATTGCGCGGGAATTGAAGAACTACCTGCTGTGAAACCCTGAACGCATCGCGGGCAAGCCCGCTCCCACAAGCTCTTTAATGCTTTGTGGGAGCGGGCTTGCCCGCGATGGTGACCGTCAGAACCCAGGATTACTTACCGACAAACTCCGGCGCACGCTTGGCGATAAACGCCGCCATGCCTTCTTTCTGGTCCTGGGTGGCGAACGCCGCGTGAAATACCCGGCGTTCAAAACGCACGCCTTCGGACAGGCTGACTTCGAAGGCGCGGTTCACGCTCTCCTTGGTCATCATGGCAATCGGCAGCGACTTGCTGGCGATCAGGGTCGCGACTTTCAACGCTTCATCCAGCAGCTCATCCGACGGCACGATGCGCGCCACGATGCCACAACGCTCGGCTTCCACCGCGTCGATCAGGCGACCGCTGAGGCACATTTCCATGGCCTTGGCCTTGCCCACCGCGCGGGTCAGGCGCTGGGTGCCACCCATGCCCGGCAGGACGCCGAGGTTGATTTCCGGCTGACCGAATTTGGCGTTGTCGCCAGCCAGGATGAAGTCGCACATCAACGCCAGCTCACAACCGCCACCCAGGGCAAAACCGTTGACGGCGGCGATGATCGGCTTGCGGCGGTTGGCCACCCGATCACTGTCGCTGAACAGGTCGTCCAGGTAGATCTGCGGGTAGGTCAGCTCGGCCATTTCCTTGATGTCGGCACCGGCGGCGAAGGCTTTCTTCGAACCGGTCAGGACGATGCAGCCGATCTGCGGGTTGGCTTCCAGGCCGTCCAGCGCATGGTTCAGTTCACTGACAATCTGCGCGTTGAGGGCGTTCAATGCCTGGGGGCGATTGAGGGTGATCAGGCCCACGCGGCCCTGGATTTCCAACAAAATCGTTTCGTAACTCATGCAAGGTTTCCTTGTTCAAAGATTGCGCGAAATGACCATGCGCTGGATATCGCTGGTGCCTTCGTAGATCTGGCACACCCGCACATCGCGGTAGATACGCTCCAGCGGGAAGTCGCTCAGATAACCGTAACCGCCGAGGGTTTGCAAGGCGGACGAACAGACCTTCTCGGCCATTTCCGAGGCAAACAGCTTGGCCATCGACGCTTCCACCAGTGCGGTCTTGCCGCTGTCACGCAGGGCGGCGGCGTAGTGCACCATCTGCCGGGCGACGGCGATCTGCGTGGCCATGTCGGCCAGGCGGAAGGCCACGGCCTGATGCTCGATGATCGGCTTGCCGAAGCTTTCGCGCTCGCGGGCGTAATCACGGGCAGCTTCGAACGCGGCGCGAGCCATGCCCACCGCCTGCGAGGCGATCCCGACCCGGCCGCCTTCGAGGTTGGCCAGGGCAATACGGTAGCCTTCACCCTCCTCCCCCAACCGATTGGCCACGGGCACCTTGACGTCTTCGAACAGGATCTGGCAGGTGTCGGAGGCGTGCTGGCCGAGCTTGTCCTCGACCCGGGCAACCTTGTAGCCAGGCGAATCGGTGGGCACGATAAAGGCACTGATCCCACGCTTTCCGGCGCTCGGATCGGTCACCGCAAACACAATCACCACCCCGGCGTTCTGCCCGGAGGTAATGAACTGTTTGCAGCCGTTGAGCACATAGTGGTCGCCATTGAGTCGGGCGCGGGTTTTCAGGCCACTGGCATCGGAGCCGGCCTGGGGTTCGGTCAAGGCAAAGGCGCCGAGCATCGCCCCGCTGGCCAGTGGCGTGAGGAAGCGCGCCTTCTGCTCGTCGGTGCCGTACTTGAGGATGGGCACACAGCCTACCGAGTTGTGCACGCTCATGATGGTCGAGCAGGAACCATCGCCGGCAGCGATTTCTTCCAGGGCCATGGCGTACGCCAGGTAACCGGTGTCGCAGCCGCCCCACTGTTCGGGAACCAGCATGCCGAAGAAACCCAGCTCAGCCATTTGCGCAATGGCTTCCTTGGGGAAACGGTGTTCGCGATCCCACTCGGCGGCGAACGGTTTCAAGCGTTCCTGGGCAAACTGCCGGGCCGCGTCGCTGATCTGTAGTTGTTCGTCATTGGGCAGCATAGGGAATCCTTAATCCAGGCATTCAACGGCCATGGCCGTGGCTTCGCCGCCGCCGATGCAGATGGCCGCCACCCCGCGTTTCAGGCCTTTGCGGCGCAGGGCCGAGAGCAGCGTGACCAGGATCCGCGCGCCCGAAGCACCGATTGGATGACCCAGGGCGCAGGCGCCGCCGTGCACGTTGACCTTGCTGTGGGGAATTTCCAGCTTGGTCATGGTGACCAGGCTGACCACCGCAAAGGCTTCGTTGATTTCGAACAGATCGACTTCATTCAGCGACCAGCCGGTTTTTTTCATCAGCTTCTTGATCGCGCCCACCGGAGCTACTGGGAACAATCCCGGAGTATCGGCAAACGCGGCGTGGCCATGAATCACCGCCAGTGGCTTGAGACCGCGTTTTTGCGCCTCGCTGCGACGCATCAGGACCAAGGCCGCGGCGCCATCGGAAATCGAGCTGGAGTTGGCAGCGGTCACTGTACCGCCGGCGCGGAACGCCGGTTTAAGGCTGGCGATCTTGTCCAGCTTGGCCTTGGGCGGTTGCTCGTCGTCGGTGATGGTCTTTTGCTCTTTGCCGACTGTGACCTGCAGCGGGACGATTTCGGCGGTGAAGCTGCCGTCCAAGATGGCCTGCTGGGCGCGGGTGGTCGACGCGATGGCAAAGGCGTCCTGGGCCTCGCGGCTGAAGCCGTGTTCCTGCGCGCAATCCTCGGCAAAGGTGCCCATCAGGCGGCCCTTGTCGTAGGCGTCTTCCAGGCCGTCGAGGAACATATGATCGATCACGCTGCCGTGGCCCATGCGGTAGCCGCTACGGGCGCGGTCCAGCAGGTACGGAGCGTTGGACATGCTTTCCATGCCGCCGGCCACCACCACCTCGGCACTGCCGGCCAACAACATGTCGTGGGCCAGGATCGCCGCCTCCATGCCCGAACCGCACATTTTGTTCAGGGTGGTGCAACGGGTCGACTTGTCCAGGCCGGCGCCCAATGCTGCCTGGCGTGCCGGTGCCTGGCCGAGACCGGCAGGCAGTACACAGCCAAACAACACTTCTTCCACGGCATCGCTGGCCAGGCCCGCGCGCTCGACCGCCGCACGAATGGCAGCGGCGCCCAGTTGTGGCGCCGTCAGGTTCTTGAGGTCACCCTGGAAACCGCCCATGGGGGTGCGGACGGCGCTGACAATGACAATCGGATCGTTGTGAGTGGTCATGTTCATGACTCCTTATTTAGCGGCCATGCGCAAGGCACCGTCGAGACGGATCACCTCACCGTTGAGCATGCTGTTTTCTATGATATGCCTGACCAGCGCCGCGTACTCGCAAGGTTTGCCCAGGCGTGGCGGGAATGGCACGCCGGCGGCCAGCGAGTCGCGAACTTCCTGGGTCATGCCGGCCATCATCGGGGTTTCGAAGATGCCCGGGGCAATGGTCATCACACGGATGCCGAAGCGTGCCAGCTCACGGGCGGCCGGCAAGGTCAGGCTGGCAATCGCGCCTTTGGATGCGGCATAGGCGGCCTGGCCGATCTGGCCGTCGAAGGCGGCCGCCGAAGCGGTGTTGATGATCACTCCCCGCTCGCCGTCCGCGTCCGGGGTGGCCTGGGCAATCGCCTCGGCTGCCAGGCGCAGCATGTTGAAGCTGCCGATCAGGTTGACGTTGATCACCTGGCTGAAACTGCTCAGGGCGTGCGGACCGTTTTTGCCAAGGATCTTTTCGCCCCGCACGATCCCGGCACAATTGACCAGGCCGTTGAGCCCGCCAAACGCCGCAACCGTGGCCTGTACCGCAGCCTGTGCGGCGTCTTCGTTGCTGATGTCGGCGACCACGCTGTGGGCCCCGAGGCGCTCGGCCTGCGCCGCGACCGCCGCGGCGTTCATGTCCACCAGCATCACCTTGGCGCCAGCGGCGACCAGCAGTTCAGCGGTGGCCGCACCCAGCCCCGACGCACCGCCGGTGACGATAAAAACCTTGTTTTCGATCTGCATCGTTGTTTCCTTGAATTCAAGCCTTGTTGACCGCGGCCTC from Pseudomonas sp. S04 encodes the following:
- a CDS encoding GNAT family N-acetyltransferase, whose translation is MTCVLRRARVEDADALPDIERSAARLFAQDPDLAWLVDAAVICGPEHRQRIATCPVWVVEAADRCIVGFLSAAVTGGQLHIEELSVDREAQGQGLGRQLLQAAIEHARDQRLLAVTLTTFCELPWNELFYRRSGFVTLDAQQIDPRLQQLLDEEAAHGLPRHRRCAMRLDLRP
- a CDS encoding HPP family protein, translating into MFARWIPAAINTRPTEWSRAAIGMSLGTLLSVWACAQVFGMQIALHLIGPLGASAVLLFAVSSGALAQPWSIIGGYLCATVMALLVAHVLGRTLASACLAAGLGLILMCWLRCLHPPAGALALLMVLADPATIALDWQALAPVMLGASTLLLSALGYNNLTRIRYPKRPAEPVPMIPADHPPTDSQAINAEDLKAALAELEAFFDVTPEDLEQLIHASERHAKRRSIGQVLSGQG
- a CDS encoding Lrp/AsnC family transcriptional regulator; translated protein: MADIRDLSIVLDRIDQAIIEVLRHDGRITYQKLSELVHLTPRPCLERVRKLEQLGVIRGYGAILDEKKLTPGLSLLVLVALSNQSGRAAQKAFEAKVRACPQVLECQLISGAFDYSLRMRCRDMEHYRVLTEVWFDDPELHIDKLVSHPELAMVKTSS
- a CDS encoding enoyl-CoA hydratase/isomerase family protein, which codes for MTAEVLSTQVKAMDATRNEVLAEVRNHIGHLTLNRPAGLNALTLDMVRTLHRQLEAWARDSQVHAVVLRGAGEKAFCAGGDIRSLYDSYQAGDTLHEDFFVEEYALDLAIHQYRKPVLALMDGFVLGGGMGLVQGADLRLVTEHSRLAMPEVGIGYFPDVGGSYFLPRIPGELGIYLGVSGVQIRAADALYCGLADWYLASEQLSELDQRLDNLQWHDTPLKDLQGLLAQLAVQHLPAPPLQALRPAIDHFFDLPDVPSIIEQLRSVTVADSHQWAVDTANLLQTRSPLAMAVTLEMLRRGRELSLERCFALELHLDRQWFARGDLIEGVRALLIDKDKNPRWNPATVQALDAEHVASFFTGFEQSGS
- a CDS encoding acyl-CoA dehydrogenase family protein; translated protein: MHDIELSEEQVMIRDMARDFARGEIAPHAQAWEKAGWIDDALVAKMGELGLLGMVVPEEWGGTYVDYVAYALAVEEISAGDGATGALMSIHNSVGCGPVLNYGTEAQKQTWLADLASGQTIGCFCLTEPQAGSEAHNLRTRAELRDGQWVINGAKQFVSNGKRAKLAIVFAVTDPQLGKKGLSAFLVPTDNPGFIVDRSEHKMGIRASDTCAVTLNNCVIPEANLLGERGKGLAIALSNLEGGRIGIAAQALGIARAAFEAALAYARDRVQFDKPIIEHQSIANLLADMHTRLNAARLLILHAARLRSAGKPCLSEASQAKLFASEMAEKVCSSAIQIHGGYGYLEDYPVERYYRDARITQIYEGSSEIQRMVIARELKNYLL
- a CDS encoding enoyl-CoA hydratase, with protein sequence MSYETILLEIQGRVGLITLNRPQALNALNAQIVSELNHALDGLEANPQIGCIVLTGSKKAFAAGADIKEMAELTYPQIYLDDLFSDSDRVANRRKPIIAAVNGFALGGGCELALMCDFILAGDNAKFGQPEINLGVLPGMGGTQRLTRAVGKAKAMEMCLSGRLIDAVEAERCGIVARIVPSDELLDEALKVATLIASKSLPIAMMTKESVNRAFEVSLSEGVRFERRVFHAAFATQDQKEGMAAFIAKRAPEFVGK
- a CDS encoding acyl-CoA dehydrogenase, whose protein sequence is MLPNDEQLQISDAARQFAQERLKPFAAEWDREHRFPKEAIAQMAELGFFGMLVPEQWGGCDTGYLAYAMALEEIAAGDGSCSTIMSVHNSVGCVPILKYGTDEQKARFLTPLASGAMLGAFALTEPQAGSDASGLKTRARLNGDHYVLNGCKQFITSGQNAGVVIVFAVTDPSAGKRGISAFIVPTDSPGYKVARVEDKLGQHASDTCQILFEDVKVPVANRLGEEGEGYRIALANLEGGRVGIASQAVGMARAAFEAARDYARERESFGKPIIEHQAVAFRLADMATQIAVARQMVHYAAALRDSGKTALVEASMAKLFASEMAEKVCSSALQTLGGYGYLSDFPLERIYRDVRVCQIYEGTSDIQRMVISRNL
- a CDS encoding acetyl-CoA C-acyltransferase, with protein sequence MTTHNDPIVIVSAVRTPMGGFQGDLKNLTAPQLGAAAIRAAVERAGLASDAVEEVLFGCVLPAGLGQAPARQAALGAGLDKSTRCTTLNKMCGSGMEAAILAHDMLLAGSAEVVVAGGMESMSNAPYLLDRARSGYRMGHGSVIDHMFLDGLEDAYDKGRLMGTFAEDCAQEHGFSREAQDAFAIASTTRAQQAILDGSFTAEIVPLQVTVGKEQKTITDDEQPPKAKLDKIASLKPAFRAGGTVTAANSSSISDGAAALVLMRRSEAQKRGLKPLAVIHGHAAFADTPGLFPVAPVGAIKKLMKKTGWSLNEVDLFEINEAFAVVSLVTMTKLEIPHSKVNVHGGACALGHPIGASGARILVTLLSALRRKGLKRGVAAICIGGGEATAMAVECLD
- a CDS encoding SDR family NAD(P)-dependent oxidoreductase, with translation MQIENKVFIVTGGASGLGAATAELLVAAGAKVMLVDMNAAAVAAQAERLGAHSVVADISNEDAAQAAVQATVAAFGGLNGLVNCAGIVRGEKILGKNGPHALSSFSQVINVNLIGSFNMLRLAAEAIAQATPDADGERGVIINTASAAAFDGQIGQAAYAASKGAIASLTLPAARELARFGIRVMTIAPGIFETPMMAGMTQEVRDSLAAGVPFPPRLGKPCEYAALVRHIIENSMLNGEVIRLDGALRMAAK